TGATGTTCTGCAAGGAATATAATGCCAGGACGGCTGATCAGGCTGGCATGGTGATTCCGGTAGAAATTTCGGTGTTTGAAGACCGCAGCTTTACGTTTGTGCTGAAAACGCCTCCGGCATCCAAGCTGATTGCCAAGGCAGCTAAGATTGACCGGGGGTCGGGTGAGCCAAACAAGAAGAAGGTTGGTTCAATTACTCGCGCTCAACTGCGGGAAATCGCCCAGACGAAACTGCCTGACCTGAACGCGAACGACGTTGAGGCGGCGATGAAAATTGTGGAAGGCACGGCCCGGAACATGGGTGTGACGATTGCCGACTAGAATCGGCGCGATTGAGTTTTGTGTGATTGAGTTTGCTGTTTGGTTTGCTTTGTTGAACTCGTTCATGATTCGGGGGAGGGCGATCGCCCGTTAACACCCCAAGGAGACTCTCAAAATGGTGAAAAAGGTATCGAAGCGCTTGCGGGAACTGCAAGCCAAGGTTGAGGATCGCCCCTACGCCCCGCTAGAGGCGCTTGCCCTGCTCAAGGAAACCGCTACGGCGAAGTTCCCGGAATCTGCCGAAGCCCATATCCGCTTGGGGATCGATCCCAAGTACACGGATCAGCAGCTCCGAACCACGGTGGCACTGCCCAAGGGCACGGGTCAGGTCGTGCGGGTGGCAGTTATTGCTCGCGGCGAGAAGGTGACAGAAGCCACGAATGCAGGGGCAGATTTGGCGGGATCTGAGGAGCTAATCGACGAAATCCAGAAAGGCATGATGGATTTTGACGTGCTGATTGCCACGCCAGACGTGATGCCGCAGGTGGCAAAGCTGGGTCGTCAGCTTGGGCCTCGTGGTCTGATGCCCTCTCCCAAGGGCGGCACGGTGACCTTTGATCTGGCTCAAGCCATTGACGAATTTAAAGCGGGTAAGCTGGAGTTTCGGGCTGACAAGTCGGGCATTGTTCATGTGATGTTTGGCAAAGCCAGCTTTTCGCCCGACGACCTGCTGATCAACCTGAAGGCGCTGCAAGAAACCATCGACCGCAACCGTCCTTCGGGCGCGAAGGGTCGCTACTGGCGAACGATGTACGTCGCTGCCACGATGGGGCCTTCGATCGAAGTGGACATTGCGGCACTGCGCGACATGAAGGCGAGTGACGCAGCCTGAGCGCTGAGTCTTCATCCAAGGAGCCAAGGAGCCGTTTCTTTTAGGCTTGTTTCCAATCTCAGGAGCATAAACGCCGATTCAAAGTTTGACCGTTTTACAACTGAATCCTGGTGGCCAGAGACAGCAGGGGCAAATGGCTTAATCATCCTGCCGAGGTCAAGTGTTGATGTTGGGTTAGAACTCGCCAAATGGTGGAGTGGTTAACTCTGTCTGGACTTGCCCTGGCGATCGCCGGGGCTTTTTCTTTTCGTTTCATGTACAGGATTCAGCGCAACCAAGTTTGGTGATTCACACCCAAAGCTAAGGAGGTGAGACAGAGATGGGTAGAACACTAGAGGACAAAAAAGAGATTGTCGCAGAACTCAAAGAGAGTTTGAGCCAGTCTCAAATGGCCGTCGTGATTGACTACAGGGGGCTAACCGTTGCCGAAATTACCGATTTGCGGCGGCGGCTGCGTCCTTCGGGAACAGAGTGCAAAGTAACCAAGAACACGCTCATGCGGATTGCCGTGCAGGGCGACGCAACTTGGGAACCGATGACAGCTCTGTGCAAAGAGTCTTCGGCCTTTTTGCTAATCAAAGAAGACGTAGGCGGCGCGATCAAAGCCTATCAGGAGTTTCAGAAGGTCTCTAAAAAGACCGTGCTGCGCGGCGGCGTAATGGAAGGGCGTGCCCTGACCGAAGACGACGTGAAAGCCATCGGCGATCTGCCGTCGAAGGAACAACTGATGGGGCAAATTGCAGGCGCAATCAACGCGGTGGCGACCAAGGTGGCTGTGGGCATCAAGGAAGTGCCGTCTTCGCTGGCTCGCGTGACGCAGGCGATCGCCGACAAGGACAAAGATG
The Thermoleptolyngbya sichuanensis A183 DNA segment above includes these coding regions:
- the rplJ gene encoding 50S ribosomal protein L10, producing MGRTLEDKKEIVAELKESLSQSQMAVVIDYRGLTVAEITDLRRRLRPSGTECKVTKNTLMRIAVQGDATWEPMTALCKESSAFLLIKEDVGGAIKAYQEFQKVSKKTVLRGGVMEGRALTEDDVKAIGDLPSKEQLMGQIAGAINAVATKVAVGIKEVPSSLARVTQAIADKDKDAA
- the rplA gene encoding 50S ribosomal protein L1 — encoded protein: MVKKVSKRLRELQAKVEDRPYAPLEALALLKETATAKFPESAEAHIRLGIDPKYTDQQLRTTVALPKGTGQVVRVAVIARGEKVTEATNAGADLAGSEELIDEIQKGMMDFDVLIATPDVMPQVAKLGRQLGPRGLMPSPKGGTVTFDLAQAIDEFKAGKLEFRADKSGIVHVMFGKASFSPDDLLINLKALQETIDRNRPSGAKGRYWRTMYVAATMGPSIEVDIAALRDMKASDAA
- the rplK gene encoding 50S ribosomal protein L11 → MAKKVVAIIKLAIDAGKANPAPPIGPALGQHGVNIMMFCKEYNARTADQAGMVIPVEISVFEDRSFTFVLKTPPASKLIAKAAKIDRGSGEPNKKKVGSITRAQLREIAQTKLPDLNANDVEAAMKIVEGTARNMGVTIAD